One genomic window of Mus musculus strain C57BL/6J chromosome 4, GRCm38.p6 C57BL/6J includes the following:
- the Tmem234 gene encoding transmembrane protein 234 isoform 1 precursor (isoform 1 precursor is encoded by transcript variant 1), which translates to MAASWGQVLALVLVAALWGGTQPLLKRASSGLEQVRERTWAWQLLQEIKALFGNTEYLMPFLLNQSGSLLYYLTLASTDLTLAVPICNSLAIVFTLIVGKVLGEDIGGKEAVAGMVLTITGITVCITSSVSKTQGQPSHS; encoded by the exons ATGGCGGCGTCCTGGG GGCAGGTGCTTGCTCTGGTGCTGGTGGCCGCACTGTGGGGTGGCACGCAGCCGCTGCTGAAGCGAGCCTCCTCCGGCCTGGAGCAAGTGCGTGAGCGGACGTGGGCCTGGCAGCTGTTGCAGGAGATAAAGGCTCTCTTCGGGAATACTGAG TACCTGATGCCCTTTCTCCTCAATCAGAGTGGATCCCTTCTCTACTACTTGACTTTGGCATCAACAG ATCTGACGTTAGCTGTGCCCATCTGCAACTCTCTGGCCATCGTCTTTACACTGATTGTTGGGAAGGTCCTTGGAGAAGATATTGGTGGGAAAG AAGCAGTGGCTGGCATGGTGCTCACCATCACAGGGATCACCGTGTGCATCACAAGCTCGGTGAGCAAGACCCAGGGCCAACCGTCGCACTCCTGA
- the Tmem234 gene encoding transmembrane protein 234 isoform 4 precursor (isoform 4 precursor is encoded by transcript variant 4) — protein sequence MAASWGQVLALVLVAALWGGTQPLLKRASSGLEQVRERTWAWQLLQEIKALFGNTESGSLLYYLTLASTDLTLAVPICNSLAIVFTLIVGKVLGEDIGGKEAVAGMVLTITGITVCITSSVSKTQGQPSHS from the exons ATGGCGGCGTCCTGGG GGCAGGTGCTTGCTCTGGTGCTGGTGGCCGCACTGTGGGGTGGCACGCAGCCGCTGCTGAAGCGAGCCTCCTCCGGCCTGGAGCAAGTGCGTGAGCGGACGTGGGCCTGGCAGCTGTTGCAGGAGATAAAGGCTCTCTTCGGGAATACTGAG AGTGGATCCCTTCTCTACTACTTGACTTTGGCATCAACAG ATCTGACGTTAGCTGTGCCCATCTGCAACTCTCTGGCCATCGTCTTTACACTGATTGTTGGGAAGGTCCTTGGAGAAGATATTGGTGGGAAAG AAGCAGTGGCTGGCATGGTGCTCACCATCACAGGGATCACCGTGTGCATCACAAGCTCGGTGAGCAAGACCCAGGGCCAACCGTCGCACTCCTGA
- the Tmem234 gene encoding transmembrane protein 234 isoform 2 precursor (isoform 2 precursor is encoded by transcript variant 2) → MAASWGQVLALVLVAALWGGTQPLLKRASSGLEQVRERTWAWQLLQEIKALFGNTEYLMPFLLNQSGSLLYYLTLASTDLTLAVPICNSLAIVFTLIVGKVLGEDIGGKAVAGMVLTITGITVCITSSVSKTQGQPSHS, encoded by the exons ATGGCGGCGTCCTGGG GGCAGGTGCTTGCTCTGGTGCTGGTGGCCGCACTGTGGGGTGGCACGCAGCCGCTGCTGAAGCGAGCCTCCTCCGGCCTGGAGCAAGTGCGTGAGCGGACGTGGGCCTGGCAGCTGTTGCAGGAGATAAAGGCTCTCTTCGGGAATACTGAG TACCTGATGCCCTTTCTCCTCAATCAGAGTGGATCCCTTCTCTACTACTTGACTTTGGCATCAACAG ATCTGACGTTAGCTGTGCCCATCTGCAACTCTCTGGCCATCGTCTTTACACTGATTGTTGGGAAGGTCCTTGGAGAAGATATTGGTGGGAAAG CAGTGGCTGGCATGGTGCTCACCATCACAGGGATCACCGTGTGCATCACAAGCTCGGTGAGCAAGACCCAGGGCCAACCGTCGCACTCCTGA
- the Tmem234 gene encoding transmembrane protein 234 isoform 3 precursor (isoform 3 precursor is encoded by transcript variant 3), with the protein MAASWGQVLALVLVAALWGGTQPLLKRASSGLEQVRERTWAWQLLQEIKALFGNTEYLMPFLLNQSGSLLYYLTLASTDLTLAVPICNSLAIVFTLIVGKVLGEDIGGKVAGMVLTITGITVCITSSVSKTQGQPSHS; encoded by the exons ATGGCGGCGTCCTGGG GGCAGGTGCTTGCTCTGGTGCTGGTGGCCGCACTGTGGGGTGGCACGCAGCCGCTGCTGAAGCGAGCCTCCTCCGGCCTGGAGCAAGTGCGTGAGCGGACGTGGGCCTGGCAGCTGTTGCAGGAGATAAAGGCTCTCTTCGGGAATACTGAG TACCTGATGCCCTTTCTCCTCAATCAGAGTGGATCCCTTCTCTACTACTTGACTTTGGCATCAACAG ATCTGACGTTAGCTGTGCCCATCTGCAACTCTCTGGCCATCGTCTTTACACTGATTGTTGGGAAGGTCCTTGGAGAAGATATTGGTGGGAAAG TGGCTGGCATGGTGCTCACCATCACAGGGATCACCGTGTGCATCACAAGCTCGGTGAGCAAGACCCAGGGCCAACCGTCGCACTCCTGA
- the Tmem234 gene encoding transmembrane protein 234 isoform 6 (isoform 6 is encoded by transcript variant 7): MAAYYLMPFLLNQSGSLLYYLTLASTDLTLAVPICNSLAIVFTLIVGKVLGEDIGGKEAVAGMVLTITGITVCITSSVSKTQGQPSHS, from the exons ATGGCTGCCTAT TACCTGATGCCCTTTCTCCTCAATCAGAGTGGATCCCTTCTCTACTACTTGACTTTGGCATCAACAG ATCTGACGTTAGCTGTGCCCATCTGCAACTCTCTGGCCATCGTCTTTACACTGATTGTTGGGAAGGTCCTTGGAGAAGATATTGGTGGGAAAG AAGCAGTGGCTGGCATGGTGCTCACCATCACAGGGATCACCGTGTGCATCACAAGCTCGGTGAGCAAGACCCAGGGCCAACCGTCGCACTCCTGA
- the Tmem234 gene encoding transmembrane protein 234 isoform X1: protein MPTPVGRCKPEQGLSNWYLMPFLLNQSGSLLYYLTLASTDLTLAVPICNSLAIVFTLIVGKVLGEDIGGKEAVAGMVLTITGITVCITSSVSKTQGQPSHS from the exons ATGCCAACCCCCGTGGGAAGGTGCAAGCCAGAACAGGGACTCTCGAACTGG TACCTGATGCCCTTTCTCCTCAATCAGAGTGGATCCCTTCTCTACTACTTGACTTTGGCATCAACAG ATCTGACGTTAGCTGTGCCCATCTGCAACTCTCTGGCCATCGTCTTTACACTGATTGTTGGGAAGGTCCTTGGAGAAGATATTGGTGGGAAAG AAGCAGTGGCTGGCATGGTGCTCACCATCACAGGGATCACCGTGTGCATCACAAGCTCGGTGAGCAAGACCCAGGGCCAACCGTCGCACTCCTGA
- the Tmem234 gene encoding transmembrane protein 234 isoform X3: MPFLLNQSGSLLYYLTLASTDLTLAVPICNSLAIVFTLIVGKVLGEDIGGKEAVAGMVLTITGITVCITSSVSKTQGQPSHS, encoded by the exons ATGCCCTTTCTCCTCAATCAGAGTGGATCCCTTCTCTACTACTTGACTTTGGCATCAACAG ATCTGACGTTAGCTGTGCCCATCTGCAACTCTCTGGCCATCGTCTTTACACTGATTGTTGGGAAGGTCCTTGGAGAAGATATTGGTGGGAAAG AAGCAGTGGCTGGCATGGTGCTCACCATCACAGGGATCACCGTGTGCATCACAAGCTCGGTGAGCAAGACCCAGGGCCAACCGTCGCACTCCTGA